Genomic DNA from Manihot esculenta cultivar AM560-2 chromosome 15, M.esculenta_v8, whole genome shotgun sequence:
CCCGTGACCAAAATGAGGGCGCACAAAACGAACGCTCGATATCTATGGCTGATGATCCTCAAATGCCTCCTGATTCTAAGGTGCTCCGATAACACAGATTCCACATCAGAGTCAACTTGGAAAACCTGGGCGAAGTCCTGAAGGCGTAGGATCTGGAGGTGGCATAAGAGATGGAAGAGGACGCACACTAAGAATATTACAGTGGTACGGTAAAGCCAAGAGCAGAGCTCCATTATGCAAGCAACGGTGTCGCTTAGGATGATATTGCCCAGGAATGGGATCTGAGAGGCACCAGAGGCATACCACCATATCTTGTATGCACATTCTGCTATGAAACATGGGACAACGAAGATCGACAGAATTTTCAATGACCTCTGCATCAAAATTAGAAACATGATTGACCTGTTAATTGCCCTTCATCACCTACAATTTGTAACTCAATAGTAAATTGGAAACAAGAAATGGTAGTTTTTGCCATATTCCCtgtttttatttctcttttcaaGGAGAATAATTGTTTCAACAATGATTTTCATTTACAGAATTGTTCTTTGTCGTTTTTCCATTTATGAGTGACCACCAAAGTATGACTGTCCCTtcaatttattgattttgtGGTCAGGATTCAGGAAAATAACACACCCAAacaggaaaaaaagaaagaatgaagAAGAAGCAACAAACATCAGCAGCAAAAGGATTAACAACAGTGGCCACTAGTGGCTTCATTCACAAATTTCACAAATTCTTCCAATTAtattcacaatttttttttcttcccatTCTCCCTGCCAAAAGTGGCAGGACTCcagaaatcaaaaataaaaaaaaaataatgaaataaagaAAGCAAAATTAAAAGGCGAAATAAAAAGCAAGAAGTAAACGCACATTGAGCTGTTTCGTGTACCCTTTTCTCACCGTCTCGCTCTCATCGCAGAGCTTGTCGAAGAACAAGAACCTCCTCAGCCCATACTTCCTAACAAATTTCGACAAACAAACGAAAGACAAAGTGGCGAAGCTACTCAAGGACAATTGCACGACCCTATCATAAGGCCTCGAGTGATTGCTATCGCAGGTGGCACAGGCAAGAACGAAATGGGAAATTACAGGGACGACAAGGGtaaaaagaatgaaaatgaACCAAGACAGGCAAATCGACCATTTGTTGGATTGGTCCAAGCACATCCATCGAAGGTAGGATCTGAAGCTCTTCAATTCATCGTAGGCGTGGGAGGCACTTCTCGTGAATTTTATATTCCCTCCTGTTAAAGGTTCCGTGTTGTCTTCCATGGCGTGTGCTTGGACGGGTTTAAGGTTGTCTCTGCCTGCGCGTTTATATAAGGGTCCGGCACTTGTGATTTCCAAGCACTAGAGCCCAATTAAAGGAGGAAAAATGGCTTTGATTGATTGATTCTAGAATCAAGAGAACCAACTCCACCTTATTTTTGTTCtcctttattttcaatttattgcCTGTAATATATTCCAATTGTCCCTGCTCGTTGTGATCCAATCACATTACCTTATTGTAatctaatcacactgtctactaTACAGGACAAATGTGACTACTCGATTATGTTTTAATTTTGAtgtacaaattaaaattaaaattaaaaaagaactgAAATTTCATAATGGattgaaattaatataattgaaatcaatatatctttcctttttatttttatttttattattacttttgGCACACTTTGTCCAGATGTTGAAGGTTCATGTGAAGCAAAGTTCTGCTTTCTCAGCTTTCACTTTAGGCATTGATAATGATAGGGATTTATTTGGGAGTAGAAACAACATAATCATCACGTCATTAATGTTAATAATCAAACTTTAATTAAGATAACATAATTAAAGAGTCATAATAACACACAGCTGGCTGTGGGACCACCACATGAGACGTGTACAGTCCCTCCGTCATCTATGGAAAATGCCAACATGCCAATGCCACATCACATGCGAGATCAATGAATCATCACCCTTCTTCGTTAAAGCTTTGTTTGGTTTCTATACCAAACACAATCTAAGTGTCTCATATCTATTGCCTGTGTAGTTTTAATTAATGATAGTCcaaacataatttaaaaaaaaaaactaaaacaaaaacaaaaagcaAATGTTTGAGCCCATCACGATAGTCAAATGCACTGCTGTAAAGCTGGTACACTTGTAAGTCTCTGATTGGCCAAGCAatgcaatttaaaaaaaaatagtaataataacaatattaatAGTTTGCATTCACCCATTCCTCAGCTTCCATGCATGtatataaaagattagttgtgttcttattataaatattttaattaattttataataataattataacctACATCATTACAATCATATGAGTTCAAACCTATATGTTacgtatattaaaaaaaataatatgttagattattattttattgccATCACTAATtaaatatcattatttttattaaattatatttatagaaCACATTAATTAATGggcattatttaaaaaatatgaacttTTTTTTCTACAATATCATAACAATATAATCATTATGGCAAACTTGTTACCGTGgctaaaaatacatattttatttaataaattcaaatttaagtttttataacTCACTCTACAAAGCCCATATTACCGTagggataaaattttaattaccgTATATAACAAAATTGGAATTAAAGCAATATGTGTTTTATCAACATGCTGTTACTTTAGCAAAAACAAAAAGGCCCAAAATAGTTTGGACACTCGATATTACCATATCTTTGTGAGATTTGTTTGaataataaatacaaatatttagGCTTCAAAATTAGTATAATATTGAATTTCACTGTTGCTTGTTGCTCAAACCTATTACTTaagtataattatatattttagttgtaaatattgaaatattacattttaaaaataaaatttaaattttgtttaattttctgAACTTCTAATAtatgaattatttataaaaatacttttatacgacataataaaacataacatgatatattgtatattaaaatcaattcatttttctaaaaaaaaaacaaaagtgaaaaattttaaaacttaaataataGTTAGGTATGACtccttatttaaaattacataaataaacaaaaacatTGCATAAAAATTACACAGAAATTAAAGTAtcgaaaattaaatcaatttaaaatgaaaagattgaaaaatcaaataaaaaatgtagCAAATTTTATTTcggttttaatttataaaaaagtcCCTATTAGAATCGAAACAAAAAACAACACA
This window encodes:
- the LOC110602205 gene encoding uncharacterized protein LOC110602205 gives rise to the protein MEDNTEPLTGGNIKFTRSASHAYDELKSFRSYLRWMCLDQSNKWSICLSWFIFILFTLVVPVISHFVLACATCDSNHSRPYDRVVQLSLSSFATLSFVCLSKFVRKYGLRRFLFFDKLCDESETVRKGYTKQLNRSLKILSIFVVPCFIAECAYKIWWYASGASQIPFLGNIILSDTVACIMELCSWLYRTTVIFLVCVLFHLLCHLQILRLQDFAQVFQVDSDVESVLSEHLRIRRHLRIISHRYRAFVLCALILVTGSQFASLLITTKSGATVDIYRAGELALCSITLVTGILIILRSATKITHKAQAVTCLASKWHICATLDSFYATDGETPTTPLTIRPTIDAGSEDDDADDEEDELDNTKWIPAYAHSTISFQKRQALVTYFENNRAGITVYGFTLDRSTLHSIFGVELALVLWLLGKTVGIS